A single Lolium perenne isolate Kyuss_39 chromosome 6, Kyuss_2.0, whole genome shotgun sequence DNA region contains:
- the LOC127307973 gene encoding phosphatase IMPL1, chloroplastic, translating to MARYLLPSTTTAVSSLPRDARTSPAPFLALRGLASRSKQARPIMAVASEQPTAPSKFPKVAAPTTGPIPADELLGVIQAAAKAGAEVVMEAVNKPRNIQYKGTADLVTDTDKLSESVILEVVTKNFKDHLILGEEGGIIGDSLSEYLWCIDPLDGTTNFAHGYPSFSVSIGVLFRGKPAAATVVEFCGGPMCWSTRTISASSGNGAYCNGQKIHVSPTDKVEQSLLVTGFGYEHDDPWLTNINLFKEFTDISRGVRRLGSAAADMSHVGLGITEAYWEYRLKPWDMAAGVLIVEEAGGVVSRMDGGEYTVFDRSVLVSNGAVHEQLLDRIRPATEDLKKKGIDFSLWFKPDKYPTDF from the exons ATGGCACGGTATCTTCTCccttccaccaccaccgccgtctCTTCCCTCCCCAGGGATGCCAGGACCTCGCCGGCGCCGTTCCTCGCCCTGCGCGGGCTCGCCTCCAGGTCCAAGCAGGCGCGCCCTATCATGGCGGTGGCGTCGGAGCAGCCCACCGCGCCCAGCAAGTTCCCCAAGGTGGCCGCCCCCACGACCGGCCCGATTCCCGCCGACGAGCTGCTCGGAGTCATCCAGGCCGCCGCCAAGGCCGGCGCAGAG GTTGTAATGGAAGCTGTTAATAAGCCGCGCAATATCCAATACAAGGGGACTGCAGACTTGGTGACAGA CACAGACAAACTGAGCGAGTCTGTCATTCTTGAAGTTGTGACCAAGAACTTTAAAGACCATCTCATACTTGGGGAGGAAGGGGGCATCATTGGAGATTCCCTCTCAGAGTATCTCTGGTGCATTGATCCTTTAG ATGGAACAACAAACTTTGCACATGGTTACCCCAGCTTTTCTGTATCCATTGGTGTTCTATTCCGAGGAAAGCCTGCTGCTGCCACTGTG GTGGAGTTTTGTGGTGGGCCTATGTGCTGGAGCACTCGTACAATATCTGCATCTTCTG GCAATGGTGCTTATTGTAATGGGCAAAAGATTCATGTCAGTCCAACGGACAAG GTGGAACAATCTCTTCTGGTTACTGGGTTTGGATATGAACATGATGACCCATGGCTGACCAATATAAATTTGTTCAAGGAATTTACTGATATTAGTAGG GGGGTACGAAGGCTAGGCTCTGCTGCTGCTGACATGTCCCATGTTGGTCTTGGCATTACAGAAGCCTACTGGGAATATCGGCTTAAGCCGTGGGACATGGCTGCTGGCGTTCTG ATAGTTGAAGAAGCTGGTGGGGTAGTGTCGCGCATGGATGGTGGAGAGTATACCGTCTTTGATCGttctgttcttgtttccaatggtGCTGTTCACGAACAG CTTTTGGATCGGATCCGGCCTGCTACTGAAGATCTTAAGAAGAAAGGAATTGATTTCTCCTTGTGGTTTAAGCCTGACAAGTACCCTACAGACTTCTGA